A single Paenibacillus sp. FSL R5-0517 DNA region contains:
- a CDS encoding DUF2508 family protein, with the protein MFLWRNTRNSIEKQNRMLKELEEDQIYADVQTAKQEWERAMRQFEDAQGQDEIDYAIYVLEAAERKYQIHLRRAKRARANNDVASQRGLSM; encoded by the coding sequence ATGTTTTTATGGCGAAATACACGGAACTCAATAGAGAAACAGAACAGAATGTTGAAGGAGCTTGAGGAGGATCAGATCTATGCAGATGTACAGACGGCTAAGCAGGAGTGGGAACGGGCTATGAGACAGTTTGAAGATGCGCAGGGGCAGGATGAGATTGATTATGCCATCTATGTATTGGAGGCAGCTGAGCGAAAGTACCAGATTCATTTGAGAAGAGCAAAGCGAGCCAGAGCTAATAATGATGTTGCATCACAGCGAGGATTGAGTATGTAG
- a CDS encoding pro-sigmaK processing inhibitor BofA family protein, which yields MKSIILGSVLVVSLLGLIVVLFRKRIGLSVFTSFGIHLVLAAVGIYIVNYSGWIIGTYIPLNPATIGTVTVLGLPGVGLLLGLKFSLFG from the coding sequence ATGAAGAGTATTATACTGGGGAGCGTACTAGTTGTATCTTTACTGGGACTTATTGTGGTTTTATTCAGAAAGCGGATAGGGTTGTCGGTATTTACGTCATTTGGAATCCATCTGGTGCTTGCTGCAGTAGGGATATACATCGTGAATTATTCCGGCTGGATTATAGGAACCTACATCCCGTTGAACCCTGCAACGATAGGGACAGTGACTGTTTTGGGATTGCCAGGTGTGGGCCTATTATTAGGGTTGAAATTTTCTTTGTTTGGATAG
- a CDS encoding radical SAM protein → MYLVYADEKGNVFDHPSLYGLARSGDMIVEIMEDELIPLPEGATLVGLPSTRPIGMDPDTGEMLPMPTDTQAVGALLPQGFTRLCLPGYVKTDKEYKLPLFGYSAVVWKDGGFYVTASKSDSPDKWNPLNCDRDDVRSGVKRLTEQYPENRLYTHLSNCALGYECLTSSNTFLNRWEGGVPVSYSCNAGCFGCISEQPDDSGFVSPQTRMNFRPRVDEIVEVMLEHLKTPESIISFGQGCEGEPSTQAKLIIEAIREVRSVTDMGYININTNAGLNDHIRGIVDAGLDLMRVSTISALDDHYNAYYKPRGYTLANVEKSMKYAAQQGVYTSINYLIFPGVTDREEEIEAMIEFARRTDLRLIQMRNLNIDPESYLELIPPAQGDILGMKQMIEIFEDELPDVVIGSYTHVPPAGMARPKRLITS, encoded by the coding sequence ATGTATTTAGTATACGCAGATGAAAAAGGTAATGTATTTGATCATCCTTCCCTGTACGGGCTTGCCCGCAGTGGAGATATGATCGTGGAGATTATGGAAGACGAACTTATCCCTTTGCCAGAGGGTGCGACGTTGGTTGGACTCCCGAGCACCCGGCCCATTGGTATGGATCCGGACACTGGTGAGATGCTGCCAATGCCAACGGACACACAGGCTGTAGGTGCTTTGCTTCCGCAAGGATTTACTCGTTTGTGTCTCCCTGGATATGTGAAGACGGATAAGGAGTATAAGTTGCCGTTGTTCGGTTATTCCGCAGTAGTCTGGAAAGATGGCGGTTTTTATGTCACCGCTTCGAAGTCGGATAGTCCTGACAAGTGGAATCCGCTCAACTGTGACCGTGACGATGTGCGTTCCGGGGTTAAACGATTGACAGAGCAATACCCCGAGAACCGTCTCTACACCCATCTATCCAACTGTGCGCTTGGATATGAATGTCTGACTTCATCGAACACGTTCCTGAATCGTTGGGAAGGTGGAGTACCAGTATCCTATTCTTGCAATGCAGGTTGTTTCGGGTGTATCTCCGAGCAACCGGATGATAGCGGCTTTGTTTCCCCGCAGACACGTATGAACTTCCGACCACGTGTGGATGAGATTGTGGAGGTTATGCTGGAGCACCTGAAGACCCCAGAGTCCATCATTAGCTTTGGACAAGGTTGTGAAGGGGAGCCTTCCACGCAGGCCAAGTTGATTATTGAAGCGATTCGCGAAGTGCGTTCTGTAACGGACATGGGGTATATCAACATTAATACCAATGCCGGTCTGAACGATCATATTAGAGGTATTGTGGATGCTGGATTGGATCTGATGCGCGTAAGTACAATCAGCGCACTGGATGACCATTATAACGCCTACTATAAACCACGTGGTTATACCTTAGCCAATGTTGAAAAGTCGATGAAATATGCGGCGCAGCAGGGTGTATACACCTCGATTAACTATTTGATCTTCCCAGGTGTAACGGATCGTGAAGAAGAGATTGAGGCGATGATTGAGTTTGCGAGAAGAACCGATCTACGCTTGATTCAGATGCGTAACCTCAATATTGATCCGGAGAGTTATCTGGAATTAATCCCTCCTGCTCAAGGAGATATCTTGGGCATGAAGCAGATGATTGAGATCTTTGAAGACGAGTTGCCTGATGTTGTGATCGGATCGTATACCCATGTTCCACCAGCTGGAATGGCACGTCCCAAACGGTTGATTACCTCTTAA
- the dnaX gene encoding DNA polymerase III subunit gamma/tau has product MEHIALYRAWRPQSFQDMVGQQHIIQTLQNAIREQRTSHAYLFSGPRGTGKTSAAKILAKAVNCERGPAPEPCNECEACRRITTGAVMDVQEIDAASNRGVEEIRDLREKVKYAPTEVRQKVYIIDEVHMLTTEAFNALLKTLEEPPPHVMFILATTEPHRLPATIISRCQRFDFRRVSLEEQTARLTLICEQEGMEADQDALQYIARLSDGGMRDALSVLDQISSFTDGRVTYQQVMDMTGGIASEQFAKLAASLLKGDVGHILQMIEGFMHEGKSADKCMENLLYYFRDLLMIKMVPDADKLTDRVLNPESFRDMAESFTREQLFHMIDTLNRYQSEMKYAVQPQTLFEVALLKLCSIPAQVEASVQMGASAHAAPADGGEINRLKQQLAELEKKLDRALKSGLSGGEGTSSAPSRPATRAPVSRGNSPAKLPAQLDQYVARKGAPEFAEISKKWSQILQRVKEERVTVHAWFVDGEPVSLLEDNVLVAFKNNIHRETTEKQANREVIERVLSEQLGRPARLVTMMLKDWTGATEGASETPKEDFKLEPEHEDDGSSSKQPWIDEAIQLFGEDLVVIKE; this is encoded by the coding sequence ATGGAGCATATCGCGTTATACCGGGCTTGGCGTCCCCAGTCGTTTCAAGATATGGTGGGGCAACAGCATATTATTCAGACCTTGCAGAATGCGATTCGTGAACAGCGGACTTCCCATGCCTACTTATTTAGCGGGCCCAGAGGAACGGGGAAGACAAGTGCCGCCAAGATTTTGGCCAAAGCTGTGAACTGCGAACGTGGGCCTGCGCCTGAACCTTGTAACGAGTGTGAAGCTTGCCGCAGGATTACGACTGGCGCTGTGATGGATGTGCAGGAGATTGATGCTGCATCCAATCGGGGCGTTGAAGAAATCCGTGATCTTCGGGAAAAGGTTAAATATGCGCCAACCGAAGTCCGGCAGAAAGTCTATATTATTGATGAAGTGCACATGCTGACGACGGAGGCATTCAATGCTTTGCTCAAAACATTGGAAGAGCCACCGCCACATGTGATGTTTATTTTGGCAACAACAGAACCACACCGCCTTCCGGCAACAATTATATCGCGCTGTCAGCGATTTGATTTTCGTCGGGTTTCCCTGGAAGAGCAGACAGCAAGACTTACCTTGATCTGTGAACAGGAAGGTATGGAAGCGGACCAGGATGCGCTCCAATACATTGCCCGTTTATCAGACGGTGGAATGAGGGATGCACTCAGTGTGCTGGATCAGATCTCTTCATTTACAGATGGGCGAGTAACGTACCAGCAGGTCATGGACATGACGGGTGGAATTGCTTCAGAACAATTTGCCAAACTGGCTGCTTCGCTACTCAAGGGTGATGTTGGTCATATTCTGCAGATGATTGAAGGTTTCATGCATGAAGGAAAGAGCGCAGACAAGTGCATGGAGAATTTGCTGTATTATTTCCGCGATTTGCTTATGATTAAGATGGTACCTGATGCAGATAAACTGACGGACCGGGTACTTAATCCGGAATCTTTCCGTGATATGGCAGAGTCATTTACCAGGGAACAACTGTTCCACATGATTGATACTCTTAATCGGTACCAGAGTGAAATGAAGTATGCAGTACAACCACAGACATTATTTGAAGTTGCATTGCTTAAACTGTGTAGTATTCCAGCTCAAGTCGAAGCTTCTGTTCAGATGGGAGCTTCAGCTCATGCAGCACCTGCTGATGGGGGAGAGATCAATCGCTTGAAGCAGCAGCTTGCTGAGTTGGAGAAGAAGTTGGATCGTGCATTAAAGAGTGGATTGTCTGGTGGCGAAGGTACATCGAGCGCTCCGTCGCGTCCGGCAACAAGAGCTCCTGTATCGAGAGGGAACTCGCCTGCGAAGCTTCCTGCACAGTTGGATCAGTATGTTGCGCGCAAGGGAGCCCCTGAGTTCGCAGAGATCAGCAAAAAATGGAGTCAGATCCTGCAAAGGGTGAAGGAAGAGAGGGTTACCGTTCACGCCTGGTTCGTGGATGGTGAGCCGGTATCATTGCTTGAGGACAATGTGTTGGTTGCTTTTAAAAACAACATTCACCGTGAAACAACGGAGAAGCAGGCTAACCGTGAAGTCATTGAGCGGGTGTTGTCCGAGCAGCTTGGGCGTCCTGCGCGATTGGTGACGATGATGCTCAAAGATTGGACCGGAGCAACGGAGGGAGCTTCTGAAACGCCAAAGGAGGACTTTAAGCTTGAACCCGAGCATGAAGACGATGGTTCAAGCAGTAAACAGCCTTGGATAGATGAAGCCATTCAACTCTTTGGTGAGGACCTAGTAGTGATCAAAGAATAA
- the rho gene encoding transcription termination factor Rho has product MDLQISDLEEMKLTDLYKLAKKYQIPYYGTLKKKELIFAILRAQAEQSGLMFMQGVLEILPEGYGFLRPINYLPSTEDIYISASQIRKFDLRTGDLVSGKCRTPKENERYFGLLQVNAVNGENPSAAAERLHFPALTPLYPQKKLVLETSPNHLSTRIMDVLAPVGLGQRGLIVAPPKAGKTLLLKEIANSISTNNPEIELFVLLIDERPEEVTDMSRSVKGEVVASTFDELPENHIKVAELVLERALRLVEAKKDVVILLDSITRLARAYNLVIPPSGRTLSGGIDPAAFHRPKRFFGSARNVEEGGSLTILATALIDTGSRMDDVIYEEFKGTGNMELHLDRRLAERRIFPAIDIRRSGTRREEVLLSKEELDTIWAIRKNMNDSHDFVEGFLKKLRNSKTNAEFLAAFDSAGNSPTSNSGTTTTRRSPRQTATSGTST; this is encoded by the coding sequence ATGGATCTACAAATTTCCGATTTGGAAGAAATGAAACTAACGGACCTCTACAAACTGGCCAAAAAATATCAGATACCTTACTATGGTACGTTAAAAAAGAAAGAATTAATCTTTGCTATACTGCGCGCACAAGCCGAACAGAGCGGTCTGATGTTCATGCAAGGCGTACTCGAGATTTTACCTGAAGGTTACGGATTCCTTCGGCCGATTAACTACTTGCCAAGTACGGAAGACATCTACATCTCAGCTTCTCAGATTCGCAAGTTTGACCTAAGAACAGGTGACCTCGTATCAGGTAAATGTAGAACGCCTAAGGAAAACGAGAGATACTTCGGTTTGTTGCAAGTCAACGCTGTAAATGGTGAGAATCCATCGGCGGCTGCAGAGCGACTTCACTTCCCGGCACTAACCCCACTGTATCCGCAGAAAAAACTGGTTCTCGAAACATCCCCCAACCATTTGTCCACACGAATTATGGATGTGCTCGCCCCGGTAGGATTGGGACAGCGCGGATTGATCGTAGCACCTCCCAAAGCGGGTAAAACGCTTCTCCTCAAAGAAATTGCCAACAGCATCTCAACTAACAATCCTGAAATTGAACTGTTTGTCCTGTTGATTGATGAACGTCCAGAGGAAGTAACGGATATGTCGCGTTCGGTAAAAGGGGAAGTTGTGGCTTCGACATTTGATGAACTGCCTGAGAATCATATTAAAGTGGCGGAATTGGTACTTGAGCGTGCGCTTCGTCTCGTTGAGGCCAAAAAGGATGTTGTTATCCTGCTGGATAGCATTACGCGTCTTGCCCGTGCATATAACCTGGTTATTCCCCCATCCGGTCGTACACTTAGTGGTGGTATTGATCCGGCTGCATTCCATCGTCCGAAACGTTTCTTCGGTTCTGCCCGAAATGTGGAAGAAGGTGGAAGCTTGACCATCCTGGCAACGGCATTGATTGATACCGGATCACGTATGGATGACGTCATTTATGAAGAATTTAAGGGTACAGGTAATATGGAGCTTCATCTGGATCGTCGTCTGGCAGAGCGCCGCATATTCCCGGCAATCGACATTCGTCGTTCAGGCACACGTCGTGAAGAAGTATTGCTTAGCAAGGAAGAGTTGGATACAATCTGGGCGATTCGTAAAAACATGAATGATTCCCATGACTTTGTCGAAGGATTCCTGAAGAAACTTCGTAACAGCAAGACAAATGCAGAGTTTTTGGCGGCATTTGATTCGGCTGGTAATAGCCCGACAAGCAATTCCGGGACAACAACTACCCGTCGCTCACCTAGACAGACAGCTACATCAGGTACATCGACGTAA
- the rpmE gene encoding 50S ribosomal protein L31 — translation MKEAIHPKYTIGQVSCACGNTFETGSVKDGLRVEICSACHPFFTGKQKFIDAGGRVDRFKKKYGI, via the coding sequence ATGAAAGAAGCAATTCATCCTAAATACACGATTGGTCAAGTATCTTGCGCTTGCGGGAATACTTTTGAGACAGGTTCGGTTAAAGACGGACTTCGTGTAGAGATTTGCTCCGCGTGCCACCCGTTCTTCACAGGTAAACAGAAGTTTATCGATGCTGGCGGCCGTGTTGATCGTTTCAAGAAGAAATACGGAATCTAA
- a CDS encoding YbaB/EbfC family nucleoid-associated protein, with the protein MNNMNQMMKQVKKMQEQMLKAQEELADKTVQGTSGGGVVTAEVNGHKKLLAITIKPEAVDPEDVEMLQDLVMTAVNDAMAKADEIANKDMGKFTGGMNIPGLF; encoded by the coding sequence ATGAACAACATGAACCAAATGATGAAACAAGTGAAGAAAATGCAGGAGCAAATGCTGAAAGCACAAGAGGAATTGGCGGACAAAACAGTCCAAGGTACATCCGGTGGCGGTGTAGTGACGGCTGAAGTTAACGGACACAAGAAATTGCTTGCTATCACGATCAAACCTGAAGCGGTAGATCCGGAAGATGTTGAAATGTTGCAGGATCTCGTTATGACAGCTGTTAATGATGCAATGGCCAAAGCTGATGAAATTGCCAACAAGGATATGGGCAAGTTCACTGGCGGCATGAATATTCCGGGATTATTTTAA
- the recR gene encoding recombination mediator RecR produces the protein MYYPEPIAKLIDAFTRLPGVGPKTAARLAFHVLNMKEDDVIDFAKALVSVKRNLHYCSVCCNITDTDPCRICQDKSRDVSVICVVQDSKDLVAMERTKEFDGYYHVLQGAISPMEGIGPDDIRLKELLIRLSDERIKEIILATNPNIEGEATAMYISRLVRPFEISVTRIAHGLPVGGDLEYADEVTLSKALEGRREMR, from the coding sequence TTGTATTATCCCGAACCAATAGCCAAGCTAATTGATGCCTTCACCCGATTGCCGGGTGTTGGCCCCAAGACGGCAGCTCGTTTAGCTTTTCATGTGCTTAACATGAAGGAAGATGACGTTATTGATTTTGCCAAAGCACTCGTAAGTGTGAAGCGTAATCTTCATTACTGTTCTGTATGTTGTAATATTACCGATACCGACCCGTGTCGCATCTGTCAGGATAAGTCCAGGGATGTCTCTGTAATCTGTGTAGTTCAGGATTCGAAAGATCTGGTGGCCATGGAGCGCACCAAGGAATTCGATGGATACTATCATGTGTTACAGGGTGCGATCTCACCTATGGAGGGAATTGGACCAGATGATATTCGTTTGAAGGAACTCCTGATTCGATTAAGTGATGAACGTATTAAAGAGATCATCTTGGCGACAAACCCCAATATTGAGGGTGAGGCTACAGCGATGTACATCTCCCGTTTGGTACGTCCATTTGAGATCAGTGTGACCCGGATTGCGCATGGATTGCCTGTAGGTGGCGATCTTGAATATGCAGATGAAGTGACCCTTTCCAAGGCGTTAGAAGGGCGCAGAGAGATGCGTTAG